The DNA segment GGCGACCGTCAGTAGTTACGGAGTCGCAGCATTGCCCAATGTCGCGATGGTAATGTTTGATGGTGCAACGAAGTTCCCGCTCATTGCAATTCCACTCTTTATTTTGGCAGGCGCCATTATGAACGCCTCCAGCATATCCCGTCGCTTGATTGATCTTGCGTCGGCACTGCTCGGTTTTATTAAGGGTGGGCTGTCGATGGTTACCATAGGCGCCTCAATATTTTTTGCAGAAATTTCGGGTTCAGCTGTCGCAGGGGTTTCTGCCATCGGCAGTATTATGATTCCGGCGATGAAAAAGAAAGGTTATACGAAGGAGTTTTCGGCAGCTATTTCATCCTCGGCGGCGAGCCTTGCAATTATATTGCCGCCGTCCATTCCGATGATTCTTTATGCCGTAATGTCCGGTGTTTCTGTGGTCAAAATGTTTGTCGCTGGCATTTTGCCCGGGATATTGGGCGCCCTGGGTTTAGCTGCCATGTGTTACTACCTGGCTAAAAAGAATAACTTTCCGTCGGAAGGTGAGTTCCGGGCCAAAAAACTCTGGGAAGCGTTCAAGGGTGCCATTTGGGCATTATTTATTCCGGTCATTATTTTGGGCGGTATATTTGGCGGGATCGTAACTGCGACAGAGGGTGCTGCACTGGCCGTTGTTGTTGCCATCTTCATTAGCACAATTGTTTACCGCGAATTTAACCTGCGTATTTTCTACAAATCCTGTCTCGATGCGGGCGTTCAAACGGCTGTGGTTATGCTTCTGGTTGCGAGCTCTGCTGTCGTGGGGCTTTATCTGACCGAGACTCAACTCCCACAACAGCTCGCCAATTCCATCAGTGACATGACTGACAACAAGTACATCATCTTGGCGTTGCTCAATGTCATTTTCCTGATTCTAGGCATATTCCTGCATTCTGCCGCTGCCATCATCCTGGTGGTTCCAATCGTTCTTCCGCTGATTCTTGCGGTGGGTATTGACCCGGTTCACTTTGGTTTGATCGTTACACTGAACCTGGCCATAGGCCAACAAACACCCCCTGTCGCGAGTGTGCTGATTGCTTCGTGCTCTATTGCAAAATCCGATATTTGGGCGACGTCACGCACCAACCTCTGGTTCTTGGCTGTGCTGTTCGTGATTCTCATCATAAATACTTATATTCCAGCCTTTGCCTTGTCATTGGTGAATCTGGTCTATGGCACCTGATAGCTGAAAGGAATACGAGATGAGTAAACCTGACCAAGGCAGTGTCGACTGCAAGGTAAAACAAGGGGTGGCCTGGGTTGGCTTCAATCGCCCGGCAAGCCGCAATGCAATGACCTGGAGTATGTACGACGCACTGGAGCGCATTTGTGAAGAGATTGATGGGAAAGCCGACGTCAGCGCTGCGGTCTTTTATGGCTATGGCGGGGAAGCCTTCGTGGCCGGAACGGACATCAAGCAATTTGCTGACTTTCACCTCGGAGATCAGGGCATTGCTTATGAACGTCGTATTGACAGTGTGGTCTATAGCTTGGAAACCATGAGAACGCCGACCATCGCGATGCTCGAAGGCTTTTGCGTCGGCGGTGGAGCCGCTATTGCGCTTGCTTGCGACTTTCGCTATTGCACGCCCTCGTTGAAGTTTGGGGTGCCCATTGCCAAAACCTTGGGCAATTGCCTGTCAGTCACCAACGTTTCACGCTTGATGGATATTGTTGGCATCCCCAGAACCAAGGAAATTCTGATGGCAGCAAAGCTGATCGAGGCACCGGAAGCCGTCTCCTGTGGATTAGTCAGCGAAGTTTTTGAGGCAGATGCCATTAAAGATGAGGTCGACCAAAAGGCACAAGCCTTCAGTCAGCGAGCGCCGTTGACGGTTCTCGCTGCCAAAGAAGTGATCAACCGCGTGCTGGCATACAGACGGACGGCTGCAGATGTCAGCGATGACTGGGTGAGAACCTGCTATGCCAGTGCCGACTTCAAAGCAGCGGTAAATAAGTTTGTCACCAAAACACCGTTTGAATGGACCGGAAAATAGCTGGCTTACCGAACAGCTTTTCCGACATGGAGAAAACACATGCTTCCCTTGAAAAACATAAAAGTTCTGGATGTCTCGCAAATCATGGCTGGGCCCTATTGCACCATGGTACTGGGTGACATGGGGGCTGAGGTCATTAAAGTAGAAAAAGCCAATGGTGGCGATGACAGTCGACAAATGGGTCCTTACGTTAACGACGAATCTACTTGTTTTTCCCAGATCAACAGAAACAAGAAAAGCATTTCCTTAAACCTCAAAGATGAACGCGCGAGGGAGGTATTCTATCGGCTCGCCAAAGACGCAGATGTCATTGTCGAGAACTATCGGCCGGGAGTGACAAAATCTCTGGGGATCGATTATGAAACCATTAAAATGATCAACCCCGGCATAATTTACTGCTCTATTTCAGGCTATGGCTTAACGGGTCCGTACAGCAATAAAGGGGGTTTTGATCTGGTGGCCCAAGGCATGAGTGGTTTGATGTCGATGACGGGCGAGCCGGGTCGACGGCCGGTAAAAACCGGCATTGCCGTTTACGATATCGGTGCAGGCATCACGGCGGTCTATTCGATTCTGGCGGCGTGCATCCACAAAATGAACACCGGTGAAGGTCAACAGATTGATGTAGCCATTACCGAATGTGGCTTGCCTTGGTTCAGTTGGGAGGCGGCGGCGTACTTCACCGAAGGCACTGTGCCGGGAGCCACCGGCTGGCGTCATCGCGTATCAGCCCCTTATCAAGCCGTCAAAACCTTGGATGGTTACATGATGCTGGGTTGCGCTAACCAGCGAACTTGGGAACGCTTCTGTCAGGACGTCATCGCACGAGACGATTTGATTATCGATGAGCGGTTTTTGACCAATAGCGACCGTGGACGCAATGTCGACCAACTCGAACGTGTTCTGGAAGACATTCTGTCCCTCCGTGAAACAACGCACTGGCTGGACCGATGTGACATTGCAGGCGTGCCCGCTGGACCGATCAATAATTTCGCACAGGCCATGCAGGATGAGCATTTTCTTGCCAGAGGTATGGTAGAGGAAATCGATCATCCGGTGATCGGTAAGATGAAAACGATCGGTTTTCCCAGCAAATTTTCCCGCACGCCCTCACAGATTCGTTTTCCGGCGCCCCTCTTTGCACAACACACTGATGAAATCTTGTACAGCGCTGGTTTGAGCGAAGAAGAGGTTAGTAATCTCCGCCAGGAGGGATGCATTAAATAGTTCATTAACGCGATATCCACCCATAATGCGGTTCTAATATGAATTCAAAATTCAGAATTTGCAGACACGACAGACTCACGGAGTATTCCCCATGTTGAAACTTGACTTTCATCCCTCAGGTCGGCATTTCCTTCAAATACCTGGCCCGTCTCCGGTACCGGACCGTATTCTGCGCGCCATGAGCCTCCCGACGATTGACCATCGCGGGCCGGAATTTGGCGCCCTGGGGCTGGAGTTGCTGGCGAAGGTTAAGGTCATCTTTAAAACTACCCAGCCCGTTATTATCTACCCGGCATCCGGGACCGGTGCGTGGGAAGCCGCTCTTATTAATACGATGTCTACCGGTGACCGGGTGTTGATGTTTGAAACCGGCCACTTTGCAACGCTGTGGGAAAAAATGGCACTTCGGCTTGGCCTGGAACCGGAATTTCTGGGGCTCCCCGGGTATGAGGGCTGGCGTGCGGGTGTGCAGGCCAACATGATTGAAGATCGCCTCAGAAAAGATACAGGCCACACAATCAAGGCGGTGTGTGTGGTTCACAATGAAACCTCAACCGGTGTAACAAGCAATATCCCTGCAGTACGCCGCGCTATCGACGCTGCTGGCCATCCAGCACTGCTGTTGGTCGATACGATTTCAGGCCTGGCGTGCGCCGACTATCAACACGATGCATGGGGAGTGGACGTAACCATTTCCGGTTCCCAGAAAGGTTTGATGCTGCCGCCGGGTATCAGTTTTAACGCTTTGTCGGATAACGCCATCGCTGCCAGCAAAACCTCAAATTTGCCTAAAAGCTTCTGGGCTTGGGATGAGATCCTTGAGGCTAACAAAAACGGCTATTGGCCCTACACGCCCAACACGAACTTGCTTTACGGCCTGAATGAAGCGTTGGATATGTTGCTGGAGGAAGGGTTGGAACAGGTGATCGCACGCCACCAGCGCTGGGCTGTCGGTGTGCGTACAGCTGTAGAAGCCTGGGGCCTGGAAGTTCAGTGTCAGGAGCCAGATGTCTATTCTCCGGTTTTGACGGGTGTCGTCATGCCTGAGGGTGTGGATGCGGATGCGGTTCGGCGACTGATCTACGAGCGGTTCGATTTGTCGCTGGGCATGGGACTGGGCAAGTCGAAAGGCAAGATGTTCCGAATAGGACACCTCGGCGACTGCAATGATCTGACGTTGATTGCCGCGCTAGGCGGTTGCGAGGCGGGTCTGAAGTTGTCTGGCGTGAACCTCAAAGGCAGTGGCGTTTTGGCAGCGTTGGAGTACTTCTCCCAGAACCGGCCGCACCACGTAAATTAACAGCGGTGTTTATAACGGTATAGACCAGGAGTAAACGATGAACGCGTTTTCAGAGCCAAAAATACAATCGCAAAATGCGCGGGTAAGACCGATGTCTGACGTTGCCACTCGTTTGAGACATGAACTTGCGGGCGATGTGCTTTTTGACGACGCCTCGCGTGGACGGTACTCCACGGACGCTTCCATCTACCAGATTATGCCGGTCGGCGTCGTAATACCCCGCAATCAGGCGGACTTGCAACTTGCTGTTGATATAGCAAGGGATGCAAAAATTCCGATACTTGCGCGCGGGGCGGGCACCAGCCAGTGTGGCCAGACTGTTGGCGACGCGATCATTCTGGATACCAGCCGCTGGTTAAACCAGATTGGCGAGTTTGACGAAGAGCAACAGACAGTGGTCGTTGAACCCGGGCTGGTTCTTGATCACCTGAACCGCTGGCTCAAGCCTTATGGGCTTTGGTTCCCGGTTGACGTGTCTACAGGGGCCCAGTGCACCATTGGTGGTATGGCGGGCAATAACTCCTGTGGTTCAAGGTCTATCAAGTACGGCAACATGGTCCACAATGTTCTAGGTATCGAGGCCTTACTTGCGGATGGTTCGCAAGGGTATTTTGGTTTAACCAGCGACCTATCTGACAATGCAAGAATTCGCACAATAGCCCAGCACGTAAGGCGTATTGCAGAGCGGGAAAACGCCAACATAATGGAGAGTTTCCCCAAGGTTCTCCGTCGCGTGGGTGGTTATAATCTTGATATCTTCAACTGTCAGAATTCGCGTCCTTATAATCTGGACGGCCAGGTTAATCTCGCTCATTTGTTAGTCGGTTCGGAAGGAACTCTCGGGCTTACGCAGCGAATCAAGCTTCAGCTTTCACCGCTACCGGTACACAAAGTGCTGGCTGTGGTTAACTTTGCCCAGTTCTACCAGGCCATGGACCTGACCCAGCACATTGTTACTTTAAAACCATCAGCGGTAGAACTGGTGGATCGCACCATGATAGACCTTGCGATTGAAAATGCAGCGTTTCGACCAGTGATCGAGAAAGCGTTAATTGGCAAACCCAAGGCCATTCTGCTGGTTGAGTTCTCCGGTGAAGATACGCAAAAGCTGCTGAGTGATTTGGCAAAGCTCAATGAATTAATGGGGGACCTGGGTCTACCCGATTGTGTTGTTAGTATGACCGGCGCCGCCGAACAGACCGCTTTGTGGAATGTGCGCAAGGCAGGTTTAAACATCATGATGAGCATGAAAGGTGACGGCAAGCCTGTTTCCTTTATTGAGGACTGCGCCGTACCGCTTGAAAGCCTTGCAGAATATACCAACAAGCTGACCGAAGTATTTCATAAGCATGGCACTGAAGGGACCTGGTATGCCCACGCCAGTGTTGGCACTTTGCACGTTCGGCCGATTCTGGATATGCGTCGTGACGGAGCGAAAAAAATGCGTGCGATCGCCGAAGAAGCATCAGCGCTGGTTCGCGAATACAAAGGTGCGTTTTCAGGCGAGCATGGCGACGGTATCTGTCGCGGAGAGTGGGTGGCCTGGCAGTTTGGGCCACAGCTCAATGCCGCATTCAAGGAGATTAAACAGCTTTTCGATCCTGAGAATTTGCTGAATCCCGGCAAAATAGTCGATACCCCGCGAATGGATGATCCAGACTACTTCCGGTTTAGCAAAGGCTATGAGGGCATACCAATAACGCCGGCGCTCGACTGGTCAGGCTGGGATGTACTTCGCGATCCGTTAACCGGCGAACAAAGTGCGCCGGGCAGTGCGGGTGACCCGACATCCGGGTTGATCAAAGCGGTTGAAATGTGCAACAACAACGGCCATTGTCGGAAATTCGACGCCGGCACCATGTGTCCGAGCTTTCGCATTACCCGGGAAGAACAACACCTGACACGGGGGCGCGCCAACACACTGCGACTGGCGCTGTCCGGGCAGTTGGGGTCAGAAGGCCTGGCCAGCAACGATGTCAAAGAGGCTCTGGATCTGTGTGTGTCTTGCAAGGGCTGTAAGCGTGATTGCCCAACCGGTGTGGACATGGCCAAGATGAAGATTGAGGCACGTTCGGCCTGGTCAAAAACACACGGGATTTCACTTCGAGATCGATGTGTAGCGGAAATGCCTCGTTACGCTGCATACGCCCGGCATTTTTCAATCGTAATCGCGGCAGTTGAACGGGTACCTGTTTTGTCAAACTGGGTTAAGCGCACCCTAGGCTTGGCAGAACAGCGCGCCTTTCCGAACTTTTGCGGTAATTATCTGGCCAGCGCTGCGGCGAAGCCTGGTAACACAGTCTGTGAAAAAGAAGTTCTGCTATTTGTCGACACCTTCAATAACTACCTTGAGCCTTCTAATGCGGAAGCCGCTCAACGGGTTCTCACGGCCGCTGGTTACCACGTGCACTTCAACAAAGCGCCAAGTGAGCGACCGTTGTGTTGCGGCAGAACCTATCTTGCCTCCGGCCAAGTCGATAAAGCCAAGGCTGAAGCAAAGCGCACACTTGAGTACCTGATGCCGTTCGTTGAACGGGGTATCAGCATCGTTGGGCTGGAGCCTTCCTGCCTTTTAACTCTACGTGATGAGTTTTTGCAGTATGGCTATGGGACGCAGGCCGTCGCTTTATCGAAGGCGTCTTTCCTGTTTGAGGAGTTTCTGGTCAAAGAACACGAAGCTGGTCGTTTGAAGCTCAATTTAAAAGCTCTGGAAACACCCAGAGTTCTTCTGCACGGCCACTGTCATCAGAAAGCTTTTGATGCTCTTCGGCCAGTAGAGCAGGTGCTTTGCTGGATACCGGAACTGGAGGTTAAACACATTGAAGGCTCATGCTGCGGAATGGCCGGTAGCTTTGGATACGAGCGTGAACACTACGATGCCTCAATGCAGATGGCCGAGCTTTCACTGCTCCCGGCGGTTCGTAAGGCCGAGGCAACGGATCTTGTGGTTGCCGACGGCACCAGCTGTCGACATCAAATTCACGACGGTGCCAATAAAACTGCCCTGCATGTTGCAAAGGTCCTGGAAAGAGCCTTGGCCTGACCAACCCTGTGCATAGCGCCTCTGAAACGTGTCAATACCGACACGCTTTTTTGGTAATGAGCGGAAACACTGTTGTTATTGCGACCGTGTTTTCGCTCAGTGGCGAGGCAGCTATCTTGTCTTGAATCGGTCAATTTTGAGTCGACGCTAATGGGCTAATACTGCTCAGGCGGTTTCATGCCTGACCACGCTGTTGTGAAATTGAAAATATCGATACCATGAATTGAGCATTACATGTCTCTTCGAAAACCACCACTCTCAATATATTAGCTATACTTATATTCGATATAATTTTATATCGTTTGACTACCAATATTCAGTGCCATATATTTATAAGTTAACGCCTATATAAAATCTTAAAATACTCTCTAAGTAAAATAGCGTAGCCGAATTTATATTACTATTATATAAATAATATAGTTTAAACGTTGCTATGAGAGTTTTAAAGTAATATTAAATTGCATTAAAATAGAATTCGACAGAAAAATGGAACGAAGAAGATGAAAATATACAGTCACGAAAAACAAAAGCTTCATCATCCCAAAAGCTATTTTTCTAGAGGGAAGATGCGCCAACCGCAAGAAACACCCGAGAGATTGACTGAGCTATTAAAAGCCCCACAGATAATGGGCTTAGAAGTAACGACTGCCAAAGAAATAGGGATTGAACCAATCTTAGCAGTACATGACTTTGACTATGTTGAATTTTTAAAGCATGGCTATGAAGAATGGATGGCTTCGGGTGAAGAAATGGGAGAGGAGGTACAAACCACAGTCTATATGCCGAATAACAATTCCGGGCTTGGTATTTTGGCAAAAGCGGCTAAATATCAAGCTGATGGTAGTGCTCCAATTGGCAAGCATTCATGGACCTCTATTTATTGGTCCGCTCAAACGGCACTCAATGCTGCCGATTCGTTGTTAAATGATCAGACTCATCAAAGCGATATTCAAATATGCCTGACGAGGCCCGCAGGGCATCACGCCAGAAAAAATTCAGCAGGTGGTTTTTGTTATCTCAATAACGCAGCAATTATTGCTGAGCACCTGCTCCAGAAGTTTCAAAAAATCGCTATTTTAGATACCGACATGCATCATGGTCAGGGCATTCAAGAAATATTTTATGACCGCAAAGATGTGCTATATACTTCGGTGCATGGCAACCCTGTTAATTTTTACCCCGTGGTCGCAGGTCACGAGCACGAAAGAGGCTATGGAGAGGGCTACGGTTATAATATTAACTTTCCAATGCCACATGGTACAGATGAAACAGGTTTCTTTAATCATGTGGATAAATCGATTGAAATTGTAAAGCTGTTCAATCCAGATGTCATTGTCCATGTGCTAGGGTTCGATGTTTATAAAGACGATCCACAAGCTAAATGTCATGTCAGTACACAGGGTTTCAAAACGCTAGCAAAAAAGGTGAAGGCACTGAACAAGCCCGTGATTATTTTAGTAGAAGGCGGTTACTGCATAGAAAAGCTCAACGAAAACCTGCAAGCATTTTTATCTGGACTTATTTCAAAAGACTAAAATAAATAACCAGTAAAACTGGAAGTAAAAATTTTTCTACAACAATCATTAATTCAGATAATTGCTCACTTTAGACTACCTTTACCCACTTACTGATCAGCGAAAAATCGGGCGTTAATGAAATCTTTCTCATGTTGAAAGAAACATAGTATTTTATATACCTATCGTGAAGAGGAGCTGGTATGCGATACAAAGTCATCGTGATTGGTGCTGGTATGGTTGGAACGTCTATTGCCTGGCATCTACAAAAGAACAATTCTCAGGTTCTGCTGTTAGACAAGAAATCACCGGGATTAGAAACGTCATACGGTAATGCCGGGTTGATTCAGCGGGAAGCGATTCATGTTCATCCTTTTCCTAGAAAGCTGATTGAACTGATAAAAATGTTACCGAACAAGAAGACGGATATTCGTTATCGCTGGCCTGCCGTCCTACGTTATCAACACGCGCTACGACAGTACTGGCGGTTTTCTGCACCATTCTCGGTCCAGAAAATAGAAAAAGAGTGGCAGACTCTCATTGAGCATTGTACCAGTGAGCACCAGAAAATGATCACGGCTGCCGACGTTGAGGATTTGATCAGACGTGACGGTTGGATCGAAATGCATCGAACTGAAGATAAATTCAAAACGGCCGTGGCGGTCGCTAAAAAAGCTCGGGAACAGGGGGTTGAGCACAAAGTACTTTCCCTTGCGGAATTGAAAGAGCTAGAACCTAACGGAAATTTTGCAGGGTTTGTCGGTGCGATTCATTGGTTAAATTCCTGGCAAGTCTCAAATCCGGGTGCGTTGGTGAATGCGTATGCTAAAAGCTATCAAGATATGCAAGGTACGATAGCCAAGTGTAGTGTCAAAACAATTCTTCCGGATGACAATGGTTGGCAGGTGGTGACCGACGATGAAATTTTTTATAGTGATCATTTAGTTGTTGCTGCCGGTCCTTGGTCTAGCCAACTGATAAAGCCCTTGGGATATAATCTACCCTTATTTCCAATGCGTGGTTATCACCAGCATTTTGAAACGACTGAGAAAAATTCTATCAATCACAGTTTGATAGATATGGACAAAGGATTTGTTATGGGGCCGATGCAGCAAGGTATTCGTATTACCACCGGCGCAGAAGTTAGCGTAATGGATGCGGAAAAAGATTTCGGACAACTACAGGCTGTATTGGATATTGCTAAAAATATTCTGCCATTGAAAGATACAGTAGAGAGTGACCCATGGTGCGGATCTAGACCCTGTATGCCCGACATGAAGCCGGTTATCGGCGCTTCCGGGAAACACAATAATTTGTGGTTTGCGTTTGGGCATGGTCATCAAGGCTTTACGTTAGGACCGATTACAGGGCGTATCATTGAGGAGTTAATACATAATAAAACCTTAACGGTTAATGTTGAACCTTTTAACGCCCAACGATTTTCTAAGTCGTAATTAAAATTTTTCAAAAACTGAGAAAATGAATATGTTGAAATTAAATAGTAATGAACGTATGAGCCAGATTGTTATTCACAATCAGACAATTTACTTATCGGGTCAAGTTGGGGCTGTCGATGAGGATGTATCTGCCCAAACCTTAACGTGCTTGAATAAAGCCAAAAATTTGCTGGAAGAAGTGGGTAGTGATAAATCAAAAATGTTATCAGCAACGGTGTGGCTGAAAAGCATGAATGATTTCGCGGCGATGAATAAGGTATGGGATCAATGGTTTGAAGACACCTTGCCCCCAGCTCGAGCGTGCGGAGAGTCCACCTTGGCGCACCCCGATTTATTGGTGGAAATCACCATAATTGCCGCTGAGTAGTCGCTAAAAAATATCGGGAAAAAGTCATAACTCGCACTTGGAGAAGGGAACAACGATGGATAATGCAATTCATGGTGGTCAAGCGATTGTTGATAGCCTTCAATTACATGGAGTTAGTCGCGCGTATGTGGTTCCAGGCGAGAGCTATTTATCGGTATTAGATGGTCTATACAATACCGAAATTCAAACAGTGGTGTGTCGTCATGAAGCGGCGTGTACGTACATGGCGGATGCACACGGTAAATTTACAGGTACTCCGGGTATTGCCATGGTTACGCGTGGGCCGGGCGCTGCGCAAGCCTACACCGGTGTCCATACCGCATGGCAAGACGGTGTGCCGCTGATTTTGTTTGTTGGTCTGATTCCCGTTTCCGATAGAAATCGAGAGTCTTTCCAAGAGTTTGACCTTAACCAATGGTTCTCTAGCCAATGCAAGCGTGTCTTGATATTGGACGAGGTCTCCAGAGCGTCCGAGATTGTGGCTAAAGCCTTTCAC comes from the Marinobacter psychrophilus genome and includes:
- a CDS encoding TRAP transporter large permease, which encodes MIIFLMFVGLICLILINVPVAIALGIVGAVATVSSYGVAALPNVAMVMFDGATKFPLIAIPLFILAGAIMNASSISRRLIDLASALLGFIKGGLSMVTIGASIFFAEISGSAVAGVSAIGSIMIPAMKKKGYTKEFSAAISSSAASLAIILPPSIPMILYAVMSGVSVVKMFVAGILPGILGALGLAAMCYYLAKKNNFPSEGEFRAKKLWEAFKGAIWALFIPVIILGGIFGGIVTATEGAALAVVVAIFISTIVYREFNLRIFYKSCLDAGVQTAVVMLLVASSAVVGLYLTETQLPQQLANSISDMTDNKYIILALLNVIFLILGIFLHSAAAIILVVPIVLPLILAVGIDPVHFGLIVTLNLAIGQQTPPVASVLIASCSIAKSDIWATSRTNLWFLAVLFVILIINTYIPAFALSLVNLVYGT
- a CDS encoding enoyl-CoA hydratase; its protein translation is MSKPDQGSVDCKVKQGVAWVGFNRPASRNAMTWSMYDALERICEEIDGKADVSAAVFYGYGGEAFVAGTDIKQFADFHLGDQGIAYERRIDSVVYSLETMRTPTIAMLEGFCVGGGAAIALACDFRYCTPSLKFGVPIAKTLGNCLSVTNVSRLMDIVGIPRTKEILMAAKLIEAPEAVSCGLVSEVFEADAIKDEVDQKAQAFSQRAPLTVLAAKEVINRVLAYRRTAADVSDDWVRTCYASADFKAAVNKFVTKTPFEWTGK
- a CDS encoding CaiB/BaiF CoA transferase family protein, with the translated sequence MLPLKNIKVLDVSQIMAGPYCTMVLGDMGAEVIKVEKANGGDDSRQMGPYVNDESTCFSQINRNKKSISLNLKDERAREVFYRLAKDADVIVENYRPGVTKSLGIDYETIKMINPGIIYCSISGYGLTGPYSNKGGFDLVAQGMSGLMSMTGEPGRRPVKTGIAVYDIGAGITAVYSILAACIHKMNTGEGQQIDVAITECGLPWFSWEAAAYFTEGTVPGATGWRHRVSAPYQAVKTLDGYMMLGCANQRTWERFCQDVIARDDLIIDERFLTNSDRGRNVDQLERVLEDILSLRETTHWLDRCDIAGVPAGPINNFAQAMQDEHFLARGMVEEIDHPVIGKMKTIGFPSKFSRTPSQIRFPAPLFAQHTDEILYSAGLSEEEVSNLRQEGCIK
- a CDS encoding pyridoxal-phosphate-dependent aminotransferase family protein, which gives rise to MLKLDFHPSGRHFLQIPGPSPVPDRILRAMSLPTIDHRGPEFGALGLELLAKVKVIFKTTQPVIIYPASGTGAWEAALINTMSTGDRVLMFETGHFATLWEKMALRLGLEPEFLGLPGYEGWRAGVQANMIEDRLRKDTGHTIKAVCVVHNETSTGVTSNIPAVRRAIDAAGHPALLLVDTISGLACADYQHDAWGVDVTISGSQKGLMLPPGISFNALSDNAIAASKTSNLPKSFWAWDEILEANKNGYWPYTPNTNLLYGLNEALDMLLEEGLEQVIARHQRWAVGVRTAVEAWGLEVQCQEPDVYSPVLTGVVMPEGVDADAVRRLIYERFDLSLGMGLGKSKGKMFRIGHLGDCNDLTLIAALGGCEAGLKLSGVNLKGSGVLAALEYFSQNRPHHVN
- a CDS encoding FAD-binding and (Fe-S)-binding domain-containing protein; translation: MNAFSEPKIQSQNARVRPMSDVATRLRHELAGDVLFDDASRGRYSTDASIYQIMPVGVVIPRNQADLQLAVDIARDAKIPILARGAGTSQCGQTVGDAIILDTSRWLNQIGEFDEEQQTVVVEPGLVLDHLNRWLKPYGLWFPVDVSTGAQCTIGGMAGNNSCGSRSIKYGNMVHNVLGIEALLADGSQGYFGLTSDLSDNARIRTIAQHVRRIAERENANIMESFPKVLRRVGGYNLDIFNCQNSRPYNLDGQVNLAHLLVGSEGTLGLTQRIKLQLSPLPVHKVLAVVNFAQFYQAMDLTQHIVTLKPSAVELVDRTMIDLAIENAAFRPVIEKALIGKPKAILLVEFSGEDTQKLLSDLAKLNELMGDLGLPDCVVSMTGAAEQTALWNVRKAGLNIMMSMKGDGKPVSFIEDCAVPLESLAEYTNKLTEVFHKHGTEGTWYAHASVGTLHVRPILDMRRDGAKKMRAIAEEASALVREYKGAFSGEHGDGICRGEWVAWQFGPQLNAAFKEIKQLFDPENLLNPGKIVDTPRMDDPDYFRFSKGYEGIPITPALDWSGWDVLRDPLTGEQSAPGSAGDPTSGLIKAVEMCNNNGHCRKFDAGTMCPSFRITREEQHLTRGRANTLRLALSGQLGSEGLASNDVKEALDLCVSCKGCKRDCPTGVDMAKMKIEARSAWSKTHGISLRDRCVAEMPRYAAYARHFSIVIAAVERVPVLSNWVKRTLGLAEQRAFPNFCGNYLASAAAKPGNTVCEKEVLLFVDTFNNYLEPSNAEAAQRVLTAAGYHVHFNKAPSERPLCCGRTYLASGQVDKAKAEAKRTLEYLMPFVERGISIVGLEPSCLLTLRDEFLQYGYGTQAVALSKASFLFEEFLVKEHEAGRLKLNLKALETPRVLLHGHCHQKAFDALRPVEQVLCWIPELEVKHIEGSCCGMAGSFGYEREHYDASMQMAELSLLPAVRKAEATDLVVADGTSCRHQIHDGANKTALHVAKVLERALA
- a CDS encoding histone deacetylase family protein, which gives rise to MKIYSHEKQKLHHPKSYFSRGKMRQPQETPERLTELLKAPQIMGLEVTTAKEIGIEPILAVHDFDYVEFLKHGYEEWMASGEEMGEEVQTTVYMPNNNSGLGILAKAAKYQADGSAPIGKHSWTSIYWSAQTALNAADSLLNDQTHQSDIQICLTRPAGHHARKNSAGGFCYLNNAAIIAEHLLQKFQKIAILDTDMHHGQGIQEIFYDRKDVLYTSVHGNPVNFYPVVAGHEHERGYGEGYGYNINFPMPHGTDETGFFNHVDKSIEIVKLFNPDVIVHVLGFDVYKDDPQAKCHVSTQGFKTLAKKVKALNKPVIILVEGGYCIEKLNENLQAFLSGLISKD
- a CDS encoding NAD(P)/FAD-dependent oxidoreductase translates to MRYKVIVIGAGMVGTSIAWHLQKNNSQVLLLDKKSPGLETSYGNAGLIQREAIHVHPFPRKLIELIKMLPNKKTDIRYRWPAVLRYQHALRQYWRFSAPFSVQKIEKEWQTLIEHCTSEHQKMITAADVEDLIRRDGWIEMHRTEDKFKTAVAVAKKAREQGVEHKVLSLAELKELEPNGNFAGFVGAIHWLNSWQVSNPGALVNAYAKSYQDMQGTIAKCSVKTILPDDNGWQVVTDDEIFYSDHLVVAAGPWSSQLIKPLGYNLPLFPMRGYHQHFETTEKNSINHSLIDMDKGFVMGPMQQGIRITTGAEVSVMDAEKDFGQLQAVLDIAKNILPLKDTVESDPWCGSRPCMPDMKPVIGASGKHNNLWFAFGHGHQGFTLGPITGRIIEELIHNKTLTVNVEPFNAQRFSKS
- a CDS encoding RidA family protein, whose amino-acid sequence is MLKLNSNERMSQIVIHNQTIYLSGQVGAVDEDVSAQTLTCLNKAKNLLEEVGSDKSKMLSATVWLKSMNDFAAMNKVWDQWFEDTLPPARACGESTLAHPDLLVEITIIAAE